The proteins below are encoded in one region of Alphaproteobacteria bacterium:
- a CDS encoding 2TM domain-containing protein, whose translation MQQRVRGTGSEPVELQPGISVREAAQEAEIEQWAWRRVKVLRLFYTHLSIYVIVNFIILLIDVSTPGDPWFYQILLGWGLFIGLHAAYTYELLPWSSRDWEARKVQELIEQQRARSRGRRY comes from the coding sequence ATGCAGCAGCGCGTCAGGGGGACTGGGAGCGAACCGGTTGAGTTGCAACCGGGGATCAGCGTGCGCGAAGCCGCGCAAGAGGCCGAGATCGAGCAGTGGGCTTGGCGTCGGGTGAAGGTGCTGCGACTATTCTACACGCACCTCTCGATCTACGTGATCGTCAACTTCATTATCTTGTTGATCGATGTGTCGACACCGGGAGATCCCTGGTTTTACCAGATCCTGCTCGGGTGGGGCCTGTTCATCGGGCTCCACGCCGCCTACACCTATGAGCTTCTGCCCTGGTCGAGCCGAGACTGGGAGGCGCGCAAAGTGCAGGAGCTGATCGAACAACAACGGGCGCGTTCGCGCGGGCGACGTTATTGA
- a CDS encoding MoaD/ThiS family protein, with amino-acid sequence MKVLIPSALRSYTKAMNVEAAGATIGQLLADLDRQYPGLRFRMIDEQDRMRPHMRFFVNGVQTFDMARALSPADEVQIVQALSGG; translated from the coding sequence ATGAAGGTCCTGATACCGAGCGCCTTGCGCTCTTACACAAAAGCAATGAACGTGGAGGCGGCGGGTGCGACCATCGGCCAACTGCTCGCCGACCTCGACCGTCAATATCCCGGCCTTCGGTTTCGCATGATCGACGAGCAGGATAGGATGCGTCCGCACATGCGCTTTTTCGTGAATGGTGTTCAAACGTTCGACATGGCGCGCGCACTTTCTCCAGCCGACGAAGTGCAGATCGTGCAGGCGCTGAGTGGGGGGTGA
- a CDS encoding ACT domain-containing protein yields the protein MAASIIFTAIGSDRPGLVRALSEKVAASGGNWLESRMAHLAGQFAGIVLVSVPEPDAEALITSLRELETLGLHLTIERGLNEVMPPTPNSFKLEVMGHDHPGIVRDIARALEDRGVNIEELATEIVKGSWSGTSLFRATALLRTPGELKIAELRDVLERLAGDLTVEISLDDVPKSAGTES from the coding sequence ATGGCAGCATCGATCATATTCACGGCGATCGGCTCGGATCGCCCCGGCTTGGTTCGTGCATTATCGGAAAAAGTGGCGGCCTCCGGCGGCAACTGGCTCGAAAGCCGGATGGCGCACTTGGCGGGGCAGTTCGCCGGAATCGTTCTGGTGAGCGTTCCCGAGCCGGATGCCGAAGCGCTCATCACCTCGCTACGGGAGCTCGAAACGCTGGGCCTCCATTTGACTATCGAACGCGGCTTGAACGAAGTGATGCCGCCGACGCCCAATAGCTTCAAGCTTGAGGTCATGGGGCACGATCACCCTGGGATCGTCCGAGACATCGCCCGCGCACTCGAGGATCGCGGCGTCAATATCGAAGAGTTGGCGACCGAGATCGTCAAGGGTTCGTGGTCCGGCACGAGCCTCTTTCGCGCCACGGCGCTCTTGCGCACGCCGGGTGAGTTGAAAATTGCCGAGCTGAGGGACGTTCTCGAGCGGCTTGCCGGGGATTTGACGGTCGAGATTTCACTCGACGATGTGCCGAAGTCCGCGGGCACGGAGAGTTAG
- a CDS encoding PilZ domain-containing protein yields MLASTVNQTAGKRLTESSMDGQDVADLVAEAVRSVEPNITAAAAHAIANGVLVAFASAGLGIVDAAGRTIVREYSTHEKRRQQRDRVLRHARIIYSASSCTMDCIVMDLSEGGARIKPSDMLLCPEEFTLRVPFGGSRDCEVVWRKNTEVGVRFM; encoded by the coding sequence ATGCTTGCATCGACCGTAAATCAAACAGCCGGCAAGCGGCTTACCGAAAGTTCGATGGACGGGCAGGACGTGGCCGACTTGGTTGCCGAAGCGGTTCGTTCGGTCGAGCCGAACATTACCGCAGCCGCGGCGCACGCGATTGCGAATGGCGTTCTTGTGGCGTTTGCAAGTGCAGGGCTCGGCATCGTCGATGCGGCAGGGCGGACAATCGTTCGCGAGTATTCGACCCATGAGAAACGACGTCAGCAACGCGACCGCGTGTTGAGGCACGCGCGTATCATTTACAGCGCCAGCAGTTGCACCATGGACTGCATCGTCATGGATCTCTCCGAAGGAGGGGCCAGGATCAAGCCGTCCGATATGCTGTTGTGCCCCGAAGAGTTCACGCTTCGCGTACCGTTCGGCGGGTCGCGGGACTGCGAGGTCGTGTGGCGCAAAAACACCGAGGTCGGTGTTCGCTTCATGTGA
- a CDS encoding Flp family type IVb pilin → MGFLQRLLRDDAGATAVEYGLIAALISIAAVGVMATVGTNLTTTFTNVANNL, encoded by the coding sequence ATTGGTTTTCTCCAACGTCTCTTGCGCGACGACGCCGGGGCCACGGCGGTCGAATATGGATTGATTGCAGCACTCATATCGATTGCCGCCGTCGGGGTAATGGCCACCGTCGGCACCAATCTCACCACGACGTTCACCAACGTCGCCAACAACCTCTGA
- a CDS encoding tetratricopeptide repeat protein gives MNVRRFKRIALLGTALCALMLGGCSSFDDPQGAGEIAGRAAQGTTPGNVTAATLMSIADKTRASGDLGSAIGFYRRAISLDPTQPKAYVALADTLNMARAPNEAIEAVRAGLAVAPNDPELLRAFGFTLLSLNQPAGAIEQFQRSLVGAKDASAYDGLGVAQDLLGDYKSADVSYRAGLALSPTDLNLRNNLGLSQALAGNYDTAIDTLHVAATDGAAGPRQRLNLALVLGLAGKTDEAAQIARIDLDERSVRSNVAYYLQLRALPPELRAQAILNPGVKAIPTPQAPANNTISALPSDGEPVASAETTTPTVEAAPTATKPAKAVSPFSPSASFSPELIEKLSSIPVQSVTSQPLPTLPAAAPTVEATAPPPKAAAVDALPSNEISTLTADTHDSAADDRPAASLADQEPAKPLASASAPIKIEGAPASAAGAPSREKASEALRDTLDGVQYLADSAELEEIEPSTDVVLAENALAATPHIWPIEEPIPVPPPAAQAAPAEMPIPVLKPTADATSAREPTPVQPSVAQAIPVQGSTSSFSSTDVLAAAADAALAYEIESSAGIENAHSTAVAEMAPADREHADVAFREEVVTEKLVGDSAPTQISSAEQGSADTEKLDLAPDSHRAGDLEPVASATDAPAAEISAAEATPELAIRSDVTGRWIQLGALRDETTAELSWDRLLRHNDDLLKSVGHAVRRTDLGPDRGIYFRLRAGPFNSIEDARNTCASLKSRKVACFVVAI, from the coding sequence ATGAATGTAAGAAGGTTTAAGCGGATAGCGTTGCTCGGAACGGCGCTTTGCGCATTGATGCTGGGCGGCTGCTCGTCCTTCGACGATCCGCAAGGGGCCGGCGAAATCGCCGGTCGGGCAGCACAGGGTACGACGCCCGGCAACGTGACGGCGGCGACCTTGATGAGCATTGCCGACAAGACGCGGGCTTCGGGCGACCTCGGCTCTGCGATCGGCTTTTACCGCCGGGCCATTTCGCTCGATCCGACCCAGCCCAAGGCTTACGTGGCCCTTGCCGACACGCTCAATATGGCCCGCGCGCCGAATGAAGCCATCGAGGCGGTCCGTGCGGGGCTTGCGGTGGCGCCGAACGATCCCGAGCTTTTGCGCGCGTTTGGTTTCACGCTTCTGTCGCTCAATCAGCCCGCTGGGGCGATCGAGCAATTCCAGAGGTCCTTGGTTGGCGCAAAGGATGCCAGCGCCTATGACGGCCTCGGCGTTGCCCAGGACCTTCTCGGCGACTACAAATCGGCTGATGTGTCCTACCGCGCAGGTTTGGCGCTAAGCCCGACGGACCTCAATTTGCGGAACAATCTCGGTCTGTCTCAGGCACTTGCGGGAAATTACGACACGGCGATCGACACCTTGCACGTGGCCGCCACGGACGGTGCGGCTGGCCCGCGCCAGCGCCTGAACCTCGCTCTCGTCCTCGGTCTCGCGGGCAAGACAGACGAGGCAGCCCAGATCGCGCGCATCGACCTCGATGAGCGCTCCGTGCGCAGCAACGTCGCATATTATCTCCAGCTCCGGGCGTTACCCCCGGAATTGAGGGCGCAGGCGATACTCAACCCCGGTGTCAAAGCCATACCGACCCCGCAAGCCCCGGCAAACAACACTATTTCGGCTCTTCCGAGCGACGGGGAGCCAGTGGCCTCGGCTGAAACGACGACACCGACGGTCGAGGCAGCGCCGACGGCAACCAAGCCGGCCAAAGCTGTCTCGCCATTTAGCCCCAGCGCGAGCTTTTCGCCGGAACTGATTGAAAAGCTGAGCTCAATCCCCGTCCAGTCCGTGACATCGCAGCCGCTTCCAACCCTCCCCGCAGCGGCCCCGACCGTTGAGGCGACGGCACCCCCGCCAAAGGCCGCAGCGGTTGACGCGCTGCCTTCCAACGAGATATCAACGCTGACCGCGGACACGCACGATTCGGCGGCGGACGATCGTCCGGCAGCATCCCTCGCGGACCAGGAGCCCGCGAAACCGCTCGCTTCAGCATCCGCGCCAATCAAAATCGAGGGTGCGCCAGCATCCGCGGCCGGTGCGCCCAGCCGGGAAAAGGCGTCCGAGGCACTGCGCGATACCCTGGACGGCGTGCAGTACTTGGCCGACTCCGCGGAATTGGAGGAAATTGAGCCTTCGACCGACGTAGTACTCGCAGAAAACGCCCTCGCGGCCACACCGCATATCTGGCCGATCGAGGAGCCCATTCCCGTCCCGCCGCCCGCGGCTCAGGCGGCTCCCGCCGAGATGCCGATTCCCGTTCTCAAGCCCACGGCGGATGCTACCTCCGCTCGGGAGCCCACCCCCGTTCAGCCCTCCGTCGCGCAAGCGATCCCGGTTCAGGGTTCGACATCCTCCTTTTCTTCGACCGACGTGCTCGCCGCTGCGGCGGACGCCGCCTTGGCATACGAGATCGAGTCGTCGGCCGGCATTGAAAATGCGCATTCCACGGCGGTGGCCGAGATGGCTCCCGCCGACAGGGAACACGCCGACGTGGCATTCCGGGAAGAAGTTGTCACCGAAAAACTCGTTGGAGACAGCGCCCCAACCCAAATCTCGTCGGCTGAGCAAGGTTCGGCTGACACGGAAAAGCTAGACCTCGCGCCGGACAGTCACCGCGCGGGCGATCTTGAGCCCGTAGCCTCGGCAACCGATGCCCCCGCGGCGGAAATCTCGGCAGCGGAAGCGACCCCCGAGCTTGCGATACGAAGCGACGTGACCGGCCGGTGGATTCAACTCGGCGCATTGCGTGACGAGACCACCGCCGAGCTGTCCTGGGACCGGCTCTTGCGCCACAACGACGATCTCTTGAAAAGCGTCGGCCACGCGGTCCGGCGCACCGACCTCGGACCGGACCGGGGGATCTATTTTCGCCTCCGCGCCGGGCCGTTCAACTCGATCGAGGACGCCCGCAACACTTGCGCAAGCCTCAAATCGCGCAAGGTCGCCTGCTTCGTCGTGGCGATCTGA
- a CDS encoding phospholipid-binding protein, whose translation MRNWACAAAAVLVCLTVDAALLSAAGFLVDFTWEGTASCFDPQSPPFTLSGVPDGTKSLNFEMKDLDAPNYPHGGGTLPYSGQSEVKRGAFSYRGPCPPSGQHSYQWTIKALDDSGNALAVAHVMKKFPPR comes from the coding sequence ATGCGGAATTGGGCGTGCGCGGCGGCGGCGGTGCTGGTCTGCTTGACGGTGGATGCCGCACTTCTATCGGCGGCCGGATTCTTGGTTGATTTTACGTGGGAGGGGACCGCATCCTGCTTCGATCCCCAGTCGCCGCCCTTCACTTTGAGTGGCGTCCCCGATGGAACCAAATCGCTCAATTTCGAGATGAAGGATCTCGATGCGCCGAACTATCCTCACGGCGGAGGCACCCTTCCGTATAGCGGTCAATCCGAGGTCAAGCGTGGCGCCTTCTCCTATCGAGGTCCGTGCCCGCCGAGCGGGCAGCATTCCTACCAATGGACGATCAAAGCCCTCGACGATTCTGGAAACGCGCTCGCCGTGGCGCATGTGATGAAGAAATTCCCGCCACGCTAA
- a CDS encoding D-aminoacylase, producing the protein MTAIDVQASDLIIRNADLIDGTGAPSRRGDLAIKDARIVAVGCLADVKGARQIDANGKALSPGFIDAHTHDDRALLSDPLMSCKVSQGVTTVVTGNCGVSLAPLKIDGRPPRPLDLIAEAGGQFFAHFGDYLAALDRDPPALNAACQVGHSTLRVATMDNLERPASAKEIKAMRVKLERALEAGAIGLSTGLWYAPAVSAPTEEIIEISRPLKEFGAIHTTHMRDEAEGVFDALEETFRIGRAAEVPVVISHHKVVGRPNHGRTSETLARIEKARGQQPIGLDVYPYIASSTILDASRLEGATKVIVTWSRAHPEFNGQDLAAIAEKMGCSMAVAAAKLQPAGAIYFVMSEADVRRVLSYPHTMIGSDGLPHDEHPHPRLWGTFPRVLGHYARDVGLFSLEEAVRRMTSLPCARFGLKNRGRLEPGYYADLVLFDPKTVNDLANFEQPKTASAGIGLVIVNGRIVWEDGKPTGARPGKALRLADLGAMGAEPSPSTQG; encoded by the coding sequence ATGACAGCCATCGACGTCCAAGCATCCGACCTCATCATTCGCAACGCAGACTTGATCGACGGTACAGGAGCCCCCTCCCGGCGGGGCGATCTCGCGATAAAGGACGCGCGCATCGTCGCCGTCGGCTGCCTCGCCGACGTCAAGGGGGCTCGCCAGATCGATGCGAATGGCAAGGCACTCTCCCCAGGATTTATCGACGCGCATACCCATGACGATCGCGCCTTGTTGAGCGACCCGCTGATGAGCTGCAAGGTTAGCCAGGGGGTCACGACAGTCGTGACCGGCAATTGCGGCGTGAGCCTCGCCCCTCTCAAGATCGATGGCCGCCCCCCTCGCCCGCTCGACCTCATCGCCGAAGCCGGCGGTCAGTTTTTCGCGCACTTCGGGGATTACCTCGCGGCACTCGACCGCGATCCCCCGGCCCTTAACGCTGCGTGCCAAGTCGGCCATTCGACGTTGCGGGTCGCGACGATGGATAACCTCGAAAGACCGGCGAGTGCTAAGGAAATCAAAGCCATGCGGGTCAAATTGGAGCGTGCACTTGAAGCCGGCGCCATTGGCTTATCGACCGGCCTCTGGTACGCGCCCGCGGTTTCCGCGCCGACTGAGGAAATCATCGAAATTTCCCGTCCCCTCAAGGAGTTTGGAGCAATCCACACGACCCACATGCGCGATGAGGCGGAGGGCGTGTTCGATGCGTTGGAAGAAACTTTCAGGATCGGACGCGCGGCAGAGGTGCCCGTCGTCATCTCCCACCACAAGGTCGTCGGCCGACCAAATCACGGCCGCACCAGCGAAACCTTGGCGCGGATCGAAAAGGCGCGCGGGCAGCAGCCGATCGGCCTCGACGTTTATCCCTATATCGCAAGCTCGACCATACTTGACGCGAGCCGCCTTGAGGGCGCTACCAAGGTCATCGTGACGTGGTCGCGCGCCCACCCTGAATTTAACGGGCAGGACCTCGCGGCGATCGCCGAGAAGATGGGCTGCAGCATGGCGGTGGCCGCGGCCAAGCTGCAGCCGGCCGGCGCCATTTATTTCGTGATGAGCGAGGCGGATGTGCGCCGCGTACTCAGTTACCCCCACACGATGATCGGCTCCGATGGCCTTCCTCACGACGAACACCCGCATCCGCGTCTCTGGGGAACCTTTCCCCGCGTCCTCGGCCACTATGCGCGCGACGTCGGCTTGTTTTCGCTCGAGGAAGCGGTTCGACGCATGACCAGCCTCCCCTGCGCTAGGTTTGGACTGAAAAATCGAGGCCGGCTGGAACCCGGCTACTACGCGGACTTGGTCCTGTTCGACCCCAAGACCGTTAATGATCTGGCGAACTTCGAACAGCCCAAAACGGCGTCGGCCGGCATCGGCCTGGTCATCGTCAACGGCCGCATCGTTTGGGAGGATGGAAAACCAACCGGTGCGCGCCCCGGCAAAGCGCTTCGTCTCGCGGACCTCGGCGCAATGGGGGCCGAGCCATCGCCGAGCACGCAAGGATAA
- a CDS encoding glycosyl hydrolase → MRLSLLVATRKGAWLFHGDHARKSWRANGPHFLGHIVSHLVLDPRDGRTLLAAAKTGHLGPTVFRSADWGRTWTEARRPPAFPKAPEGEKGRVVDHTFWLTPGHASEPNVWYAGTSPQGLFRSDDGGVTWESQSGFNEDPTFKSRAGGPQDGTPDGPKLHSIIVDPRNRNHLYLAMSGGGVHESINGGKSWTPIIHGLEVVEGFDASNFAFHDPHCVRLCPSNPDRLYQQNHCGIYRLDRPSKVWVRIGKNMPKRVGDIGFPLVIHPRDADTAWVFPMDGTSVWPRTSPAGAPSSYVTRNGGKSWRRLDAGLPKSQAWWTVKRQAMSGDSRDPVGLYFGTTSGELWMSRNEGERWTRIVEHLPEIYAVEIADVS, encoded by the coding sequence GTGCGATTAAGCCTCCTCGTCGCCACGCGCAAGGGCGCCTGGCTCTTCCACGGCGACCACGCGCGAAAGAGCTGGCGGGCCAATGGACCGCACTTTCTCGGCCATATTGTCAGTCACCTCGTGCTCGATCCGCGCGATGGACGAACCCTCTTGGCAGCCGCCAAGACCGGCCATCTCGGCCCGACCGTCTTTCGTTCGGCCGATTGGGGCCGCACCTGGACAGAGGCACGGCGCCCGCCCGCCTTCCCGAAAGCGCCCGAGGGGGAGAAGGGTCGCGTCGTCGATCACACCTTTTGGCTTACCCCGGGCCACGCAAGCGAACCCAATGTATGGTATGCCGGAACCTCGCCCCAAGGCCTCTTCCGCTCCGACGATGGCGGCGTCACGTGGGAATCCCAATCGGGCTTCAACGAAGACCCGACTTTCAAGTCGCGGGCAGGCGGCCCGCAAGATGGCACGCCCGACGGACCGAAGCTTCACTCGATAATTGTCGATCCCCGCAATCGCAATCACCTCTACCTCGCCATGTCGGGCGGGGGTGTTCATGAATCGATCAATGGCGGAAAGAGCTGGACGCCGATCATTCATGGACTCGAGGTCGTCGAAGGGTTCGACGCATCTAACTTCGCCTTCCACGATCCCCATTGCGTGCGCCTTTGCCCGAGCAATCCCGATCGCCTCTACCAACAGAACCACTGCGGGATTTACCGGCTCGACCGTCCGTCAAAGGTATGGGTGCGGATCGGAAAGAACATGCCGAAACGCGTCGGCGATATCGGTTTTCCGCTCGTCATACACCCGCGCGACGCCGATACCGCTTGGGTGTTCCCAATGGACGGTACGAGTGTTTGGCCGCGGACGAGTCCGGCAGGCGCTCCCTCTTCGTACGTCACCCGAAATGGCGGCAAGAGTTGGCGTCGCCTCGACGCGGGGCTGCCGAAGAGCCAGGCATGGTGGACGGTGAAGCGCCAGGCCATGTCCGGCGACTCCCGCGATCCCGTCGGGCTTTACTTCGGTACGACGAGCGGCGAACTTTGGATGAGCCGGAACGAAGGAGAGCGCTGGACTCGCATCGTGGAACACCTTCCCGAGATCTATGCCGTGGAGATTGCGGACGTATCTTGA
- a CDS encoding DoxX family protein, with amino-acid sequence MNLTEARSARFAQAALRIMTGLLFLEHGSAKLFGFPATPNAGPGFLSLGWFQAILEFGGGLLIALGLFTRPVAFVLCGDMAVAYFMAHAPKNFFPVVNGGDAAILYCFIFLTLAVTGAGALSLDGARK; translated from the coding sequence ATGAACTTGACCGAAGCCCGGTCGGCCCGCTTCGCCCAAGCGGCGCTTCGCATAATGACGGGATTGCTTTTTCTCGAGCACGGATCTGCGAAACTCTTCGGCTTCCCGGCGACACCGAATGCCGGTCCGGGATTTTTGTCGCTGGGGTGGTTTCAAGCTATTTTGGAGTTCGGTGGCGGTCTTTTGATCGCACTCGGGCTCTTTACTCGCCCGGTTGCGTTCGTTCTGTGCGGCGACATGGCGGTTGCCTACTTCATGGCGCACGCGCCGAAGAATTTTTTTCCGGTCGTGAACGGGGGCGACGCGGCGATCCTGTATTGCTTTATTTTCCTCACCCTCGCCGTCACGGGCGCAGGCGCTTTGAGCCTCGACGGCGCCAGAAAATAG